GTGTTagtttaatttgaatattttattgttttcaaaagtCTTATTCAGTTTTAATGAATTTCTGATTAAATAGCACTTTAACTTTATCATATTCGACCATCAACGAAAATAACTTTCTTACAAAGACGACTCCAGTTTGGGTAAAACTTTTTAGCGAATGATAACCTCACGATAATCACGTGGACTTGGTACGAATTCGCACATCCCGTtcgatatatacatgtacatttgtatatttcagAAATGAGTTGTGGTTGTTAGCATCACATCATGCACCTAATTGTGAGCATACGTTGAATACGGTATATTTTATACGCGATACAATTTGCACTTTGATAAATGTATTATCTATGCTCAGTGCTTGAGGTTATCTTAATTTGGTGTATTGTGTGAATTATGCTGTAATGTGCGATGCATATGAATTATGTGACTCAATTCATGTTACTTTTTGTTATgcttattaattatatatttataattagttAAATAATGATAACCGTTTTGCATTTGGAACTACttatacttatatttgtatttacatgtactgtggGCTGGAGGCCATtgatactgaaataaaatataacttgAAACGTGAATGtataaatttattatatttatgcaCCATACATTACGTACGTATAGAGAAGTTCCTGTGACAATAATGTCTGAAGTCTATATCAAATGTTACGTTAAGCCAGGTCAAGGGTCACATGGAAGTTCTGACCTATGTGTATAGGTAGCCAGCTGTCCAGTTATCATCAAAATTAGTCGGTAACCTAGAAATGTGCTGTCACCATATCATATCCCATGGAACTAACCTCTTGTAACTCGGCATCCGGTGGCGATCAACTCATCATACTTCAGAACCCTGTGCTCATTTGTAGGTATCACTTCTTTAGGTTCTTTCTTATACTCATAAAAAAATCTCCGTCCGTTGTCCCACTCAATCACGACCCTGCCTAGAGAGCAAAGGATTGCATGTTATGTTTCTTAAAAATATCCCCAAAGGAACATTTAATTCCATACATGTTTTGGATAGGAAAATTCCACCTAAATGTTTTCGAATTGGAACATCAATGatactaatatatataccatatatgtGTTGATAACGTCATTAGCAGTGTAAAACTTAAATACTCAATTTGGAAATTCATCtttaaaaatagatattattGAACATGAAGCTCAACAATGCACTGTCACCACATACTTTGTAATAACGACCTAAATAGCGTGTTGACAATGcacattgtaatgatattcaTATTTGTCAAACACGTCCTCAGTCAGAATTCCCAATCTACATTACCTGTTATTGATACAAATCGACTTACCATCCTTCCCGTGACTACATACAGTCCCTACACCATTTGAGTCCTGATCCTGACACTTCCAGCCCGGACCACGTCGCACGCGAGTTCCAAGTGCAGGCAATTCTTCGTCGTGTTCTGATGTAATAAGCTGATCCGGTAACTCGGTCACCAACAACTGAACGAGTTCGAGAACGTCGGCCTATATACATAGAACGTAAAAGATAAATATAGAACCAAATCCAGCTATGTTTCTAATAGATTTATCAAGGAAAACTGATACATTACTGCACATAGTATAGAAACTGTCGAACACtgtgttgaaatattataaacaaCCGAAATATTTACCTAGCTAGCCAGCCAACTTCTTGATataattttccacaattttctGAGTGTGTGTCGAGGCGAAAGACAGTTTAACTACATTCCTTTGGATTATTTCACATATAGAAATTGCTGTATTCGTCCATGAACTTGTGCCTAGACATAATGATTTCGTTTGAAAAGCCAAAAAACTGGATAAAATGCGTCTCTTGCCACACAAACATTGCTAAAAATGCGCTAACCTTACGTATATATTCCCATGCCCTTGTTTCAACGTTTCGTTAGGGAAAATccataatttcaaattttccatCGGAAACGGGGATTTAAggaataaatgataaaaaaatattgtttttaatgttgAATAATATTGATTGAACTGGACCTTATCTTATACTGACACGGGGACGATATAATATACATCACCTTATCTTATACTGACACGGGGAcgatacaatatacatcacCTTATCTTATACTGACACGGGGacgatataatatacattaccTTGTATTATACTGACATGGGGACGATATAATATACATCACCTTATCTTATACTGACACGGGGACGATATAATATACATCACCTTATCTTATACTGACACGGGGacgatataatatacattaccTTATCTTATACTGACACGGGGACGATATAATATACATCACCTTATCTTATACTGACACGGGGACGATATAATATACATCACCTTATCTTATACTGACACGGGGacgatataatatacattaccTTATCTTATACTGACAAGGGGACACTATAATATACATCACCTTATCTTATACTGACACTGGGACGATATAATATACATCACCTTATCTTATACTGACACGGGGacgatataatatacattaccTTATCTTATACTGACACGAGGACGGTATATACATCACCTTATCTTATACTGACACGGGGAcgatacaatatacatcacCTTATCTTATACTGACATGGGGACGCTATCATATGCATACAATTATCTTATACTGACACGGGGACGATATAATATACATCACCTTATCTTATACTGACACGGGGacgatataatatacattaccTTATCTTATACTGACACGAGGACGGTATATACATCACCTTATCTTATACTGACACGGGGacgatataatatacattaccTTGTCTTCTAATGACACATTCGCGTGATGTCTTTCAAATAGTAAACGCATTCCATCACCAGGAGGTATATACCCTAGAGTGGCAACAACTCGGGCCAACAGTTGGGCAGCTGCGACCTTAAAGGAACAACATGATAACGAATATAAGGGATGTAGACTGTGACCTTAACAGATTCAtctttttaaaatgttctgCATATAATCTATTATTTTCTCTCTCCcttgtttatttctttttgatttgataaattaaaaaaatatccacgtatatatatattgtggtaTAGCTCTAATACTGCATCACATAAGATACGATATAGAATAAAAAGGTCAagtattttaatattctagaacGAATTTCTCTcatttactatataattatataaccaaCGACTggtaaaaacaatattcaataaGAATCAAATACTGATGCACATGCGTCAAATTAGGTTATGGCTTGGATTTATGATTATCTACTATATTAAAACCATTGGAATTAGTTCTGATGGAAACGTTCCAAAACGTTATcgtataatataaacatgttatTTCTCAATTTCATGACAGCATTGTGAGGAAGTTGTTTAGAAAGGTTTTTAATTGTATAACTATTTACATCATGATATCAAATTATGTCTTTGTGAGAGTTCAAAATTGCTCACGAATGATACTCGTTAAGTTACTAGCTTGTTCTTGCTCTTCATAATCttgtaaaattatttaaattcaaatcaTAAATGCACtgtctataaaaaaaaaaaaaaataaacaaaacaaaaacgtacgtttttatctgtaaatctCAAAAATCTGTCCAGCTGCGAGGGAAGGAAGACTTTTCCTGATGTAATTTTAGAAACTTTTTCCAGGACACTCTGAAAATAATccttaatttatgaaaatgaaataaactatAGTGTGCATTCGCTAAAAAACTCAACATTTCATATTTCTATGTTAAAGCTTGAAAGAAAATGGAAGATTTAATAGGTGAgttaaagaaaatatgaaacCAGGAAGCGCTTGATAAAATGCAATGTGGGTTCGATTTCTTAATAATTTAAGTAGTATTTTATCTAATGCACGCgcataacacatatatacatgtagtacaacaCAAATTATTAGATTTCATTTTCTCTGTACCATCACCATAACTAGTAGTAACTAATTTATACAGAGATACaacgatatacaatgtactattgACCACGTACCTGGTCAGCATCCCCGAATGGCATACAATATACTCTGTTATGACGCCGCTTCAGGTTTTGACATACATCAGTCAGATTGGAGTCCACCTTCACAATAAATAATAACCATGTAAAACTAATTATTTGGTTAAAAAGAGttgttataaatgtttaaaGATACTGATATATAGACCATACTTTAATTACAACTTCTAGGTTTTCAAGTTAAGTATCTCAGTATCAATCTTAGGAAcgaattataaataaaaaaggtcATGTGATTATATGccagaaatttcaaaaaaaattatttccaaCAAACATTTAATAGCTATTGTTGACAATGATCTCAACATACGATTCACTTGCACCATCCATCTTAAAGTTAGCAAAAATGGAAAACATCCTACCTACATAGACATATGCTCAGTTTCCTTCCATACCAATAAATGAAACAACATAGTGATAGTCGAAGTTTAAATACCAATTGAGACTCGATAAATTTGTTAAGCCAATGATGGTTCTACAGTAACAACTTAAACGTACCTGCGTTCGTGGAATTTTCAAAAGATGATCATGATACTTAAAAGATTGTACCAAACAcacattatttgatataaactttaaataacaACTTAAATATAGATACTGTTAATAATGAATATCAAACTTGTACCAGACGGCTGTAAAATCAATCTAGGATTGTCAGTTCAAAAGGTCCAAAGATATGCAATTTAAGAAGAGATTCAGGGAAATACAATTGGCCTACACAAAtgctaaaatataaaaaaggGATGTATGAGCCATTTAATTGGAATCTATTTGTAAGTTTATGATATCAAAACATGATCTTTATGCATATATTCAGCTTGAATCCCTTTTCGTATAAAAAAAGCCTTCCATATAGGTATAATTGATGTCAAGAAAATAgctcaatgtcaatatttttcacttatttttcttaattttaaaaatcaagtacttacatgtatgttattaatattaatttggTAGACATACTTTAATGCTTGATGACATCATTAGAGCTCTGCCTTGTCattgcaaaattaaaaaaaacaatcctGGTCACATAATCATTACATTTTGTAACGCTgtgaaatttattttgattgatttttgTAATTCATTCAGTAAAATGCTTTCTGTTAatacaaagtttgtttacatATGTGTGCGTTTTGTAAAATCTTTTACTTAACACATTAGGTTATTGCATACATTTTCATATCGTATGTTTTGCTAAGAAAgcataaactgaaatattacaattgttTTAGTAAGTATGTCCGTGTTGCTGTCCCTCGCCTCATCTGGGCCTGCCTTGAGGTGATCTGGAGTCCCTCTCCCGTCCGACAACAGAACTAtccgtggtgttagtatcacATCACCTATAGTTGCGTTTTCGCCTGAATGAAAAGGCATAGtaagatgtaatatatatgatgAAAAAAACATACTTCAACTTGTAAACTTTGCAGAGTAgttataataaacatatttaagCTTGAAGAGATGAGTTCCTCGAAGAATAATTATGatagaatttaaaataaaaaaaaggaataaaaaaaatgaagaaaaaaaattcttgcaCAATCATGTCATTATCATCTCATTGACATATTTACAACGTATAGTTACTAAAATCATATGAAATGCAAACGAGAAACGAGATggtcaatatgtatatattgtatacatgatTTCGAGAAAAGATcaataaaattttcttttcactttaacataaaaatataccaTTCCCCAAGCATCCTGCCAGGGCCACCAACAAACCACCGGCTATAGGACTCCGCCCTCTGGGCCCGGCGTCATGTATCTGACCTAGGAATCAAAGGAACGaatagaaatatgtatattacaaaaacaaatctgttcataattagaaaTGAGAGAGTGAAGAACGTGTCCTCTGAAGGTGGTGTACTTACGTAGAGTTGTTTTTACAGCATCAAAGTCACAGGTCATGTGTATCTGCACTTTTGTTTCTGCTCCAATGGTTGCCACGGATACATTCTCTTCAATTTCTGTTATCACTTTCAAAGCCTCTATACCTGATGATTAATCAAGAAAGCATACTAAATATTATCTAAATTTAGAACatcattatttgtaaatatctttGATGTTACAAACACGATTATTTAAAGGTTATTAAGTTATCAGTATATTTATTCTTAATGACCTTCGCCTCTTTCTAAATTGCACTTAATTTTTAAAGTGAAAATGAGTTTCCCAATTCCATTTTAATACATGGTAGCATGATGCATGGTATATTAGAAGAGAGTAGTGTGTCGCCTTGCAGAGCTGGATTTAACTATGCAATGATGACATTGGAACTTGGtgcaaaaaaaatgaaagtcattcaatatcatttatgtaaatatgttgGACAGACAGATGCCATGTTATGGCGGTACAGTATACTTTTAAATACACAATACCTGTGACAATATCCATTGCGAATCTCATCATGTTCTTGAATGGCTCTCCCTCCATGCTAGCAGAAGTGTCTAGACACAAAACCGTATCTGGTCCCTTCCCCCTGACGAGACCGCTAACTGATCCTGTGAGATTTAGGGGCCAATAGAAGAATATCCGAGAAATTGATGTGATTTTTATAATATTAGCagattaaataatgaaaaattagTGTTTCCAAATGAGATGATTTCTTTTTAAACATGTTCACGTTATTCTTAAAGGTTACTTCTGACAAATAGTATTTTCTAAATGAGAGCGAATTTCTCTTAAGTTACTGGCTGCTATTTATACATACTCCGTCAGAGTTAAAACTGCTAATTAGACATTCAGAGCAAGAGAAACGATATATATGGATTGTAAGTATTTGAAGTAacatcatttgtttttatttgctaTATAAATATCAAGGATTCTGTGCCGACAAAAGAGGACAATTCCAACATACATTAACAGAGAATGAAACCTCAACACTGCCATTCTCCTAATAAGTACTGAGATACATAAATTCACATAAAATTATAAcagaatatatatgttatatataatttttattatgTAGTTTTCCTGGTCAATGGATTGACTTATTCATACCTATATCCTTTTCTGTTTCGGCATAGGTATACCACTTTTGAAAGATTAAGTTCCCAATGAACCTTGAACTTCCGATACCAGACATCTTTTTTAGGTCGTTCTCATCTAGGCCTGGGAAAACAATAGGATAACTGTATTTGTATGGTATATTATCTACATCATTATCAGGTGTATTACTTGTAATAGcatgtaaaatataatgtaggtataAAATAggtgtatcattataatactTTAGTCATTTAACACAGGTGTATCATTATACATAATTCAGCGACGTTTTGTATGTCACCTATGTGACATTTCCTTGAAGTTTACTCACGAATGTGTGCATCCATCTCTACGTTAGTGAGACAGGTTATTATCCAACTGTTCGAGGATATTTACCTGGCATCGTTGACGTTTCCTTCGAAGCGAAATTCGGCAAACTGAAGTGGAAGACCGATACAATACTAAgacatttaagaaataatttcaGTAAAAATAATCGTATATCATCGCATTTGCAGTGAAGTTAAATTCTCACTCAAAAGCATAATGATACGAACaagaatttcttttttatagaaataaatCTGAGTGACTTACCCAGACTTAGATTTCCCAGCACGCTTGCGAGCTAAAGCCAAACTTGCTTCCAAGTTGTGCACAGGATCCGGTTGGCCCAGCTCTATGTTCACAGTTTCTGGATTACTTTGCGAGCCTGATTGTGGTAGGGTACGAACACGTGGTTGGTGTTTTGATTTTAATCTATTATCTGTCCTGTCGTCCGTCAGACGACGTTTATATCCACGCGAGTTAACGGTCACAGGAGGAAACGTGAGTGCTTCATCACTACACTCATTCTTCTTGGTTTCTGTTTGTTCTTTCCTATTATCTTCACGACGGGTTGTCTGTCCTGTGTCCGAGGCAAGTGTCCTTGTAGAAGTATGTTTATTGCGACGAGTTTTCTGTCCCGTGTCCGAACTGACTCTCCCAGAGGAGACGCGTCTGTCCACACACTCCACAAAACTGGCGTGGTCCGTAGTATTTAACTGTCTCTTCTCTTGTCTAGACGCGTCTTTAATTGCGGAAAAATCGCTGAGTAGTCCATCAACTTTCCCACATAAATTTCTGACAGTTTCTGTAATGTTTTCTAGATTTCTATCTCTGTCTTCTAGATTCTGTACAAGACGTTCTCCGCGAGCTTTCATttctataaaacatataaattcAATTGAAAAGGGATAACGATAACTGCAAAAAAAATGTCAGTATTTTGATTACAGATATATTTAGACTGGGTCTGCGTGACTTTTTTTCAACTATGGGCTATTTTTCCATCACCATTACATATTATTTTCTACAGCTTTAAAATTGCACAATGCGTCAAAATTATGAAgacagattttttaaaaatgtcgTGTAGCTTTGTCGAAATGGGGCCAATTATGAATTTGATATCCCGCTTTAACCCTCCCATAACTTGAAATGGTCTTCAATCTGCAAACTTACCTTAATTCCATGTCATACCATAACCAACTCACCTAAAGATATTCATATgggcaaaaaaacaaaacggTGATAGCCATCGGAAGACCGAAATTGGCAGCCATCATTTAACTTAACTTAAAGAAATATCTTTAGTTaaataatattgatgaaactggggccgGTATCTGTGAAAAGGACATAGTCCAATTCGCCCACATTGAACTATggtaaacatttacattataaaataCACCATGTAATATTCGGGGCAAATTACAAGAAAATACGTTCTCACCTACACATAATAAAACCGTTCTTACCtgcaatttcatttttattctcTTCACAAGCCATCTGATGTCTGTATCAAAAGAGAGAAAAATTGCGGAAAGGAACACCAAAAAAGCAATCGAACGGAGTCATGCTCGAAATTGACACCTCTCTACAGTATccggaaaaattttttttttaaatccccaTACTCCTTTCTCCTATTGAATAAAGCCCAACTTATACACTAATCAGAGAAACAAAGACGAAGAAGAATTATGTCATAGTGTACATACAGGAATTCAAACTCTAGATGAATATTATAGACTatttcatgatattttttttttatctctacACCGGTCTGCTATATATAATGATTACGTTCATACACATGCACCATAatacattttagatatatatcgACATACTTCATGATATCCAGCAGGCATTACATGCCCACTTTAGCTTTCACTTAAGCAATGTGTGGATCATGTTATTTTGCTAATGTAGTAGTCGTTGATATGGTGACAGTATGTGACCCTCACCCTCAATAAATCCACTGGATCTACGTCTTCTTCAATATTCATGATAAGGTTATTCACATTTTCTTACATTTGTATTCATTACAGTTTCAATAATAAATTCTAGGTAAATAAACCGTAACGGAATTAAAAGTTGGTTTACACAGAATTACTGTATCGCTCATCTAAAAGTAGCAATTGTCTTTGATTCAGCATTTTTATAGAAACGTTAATTACTACCTATTATCTACCTATTCCCTACTTTTGTCTCGTGTCAAATGTTTTTAGAAATTTGCTGTTGTCTACAAATTCCCTTCCTTTGTCTCGTGTCAAATTTGGTAAGGATTTCCCCATTATCTACCAATTCCCTACCTTTGTCCTCGTGTTAAATTTGGTAAGGATTTCCCCATTATCTACCAATTCCCTACCTTTGTCCTCGTGTTAAATTTGGTAAGGATTTCCCCATTATCTACCAATTTCCTACCTTTGTCTCGTGTCAAATTTGTTAAGGACTTTTCTATTGTCTACCAATTTCCTTCCTTTGTCTCGTGTTAAATTTGGTAAGGATTTCCCCATTGTCTACCAATGTCCTACCTTTGTCTCGTGTCAAATTTGTTGAGGACTTCCCTGTTGTTTACTTGCACGTTCTCCAATACTTGACGGAATGCTTTCagcttgaataaaaaaaaacacacagtGCATCCAAATTACTTCATAAAAACATGTGTTCATACTTTAAAGGAGTGTTTTGCCAACAGCTAGCCTctgttagttatatatattatactgttcaAATATCCACACATTTTACCAGTAATTAAAAAACTTATCTTTtaattaaatacattaacagttgagagttatcattttttatatttcaatctgGTCTGCATTTCAGAATACAAAAAAGAAAGGAATGTTAACAGATCATAATTCTCACATAACATTGGTATGGTGGTATGAACAGGAATGTTCTTGACTAAAGGTCGTTTTGTCTGACATCACTGTATTAGGTGCATTTTTGACGTCACTAAAATTCGTGCTACTGGATTAAAAATAAACCCTGATTGATCAATGTTACCCGCAATAATTTATGTAGTTGTgttgtataaaaatgtgaatATTCTCACAGTGGAATATACTGATTActttgttgatattaaattaaaGATTTAGTGGTtatttccttcttttttttcttcttttttttcttttttcgtttattttcatttcagtgATTAAATAATCGGAATTGAAACATTTGTTTGATTGAACAATTCATTTTAATACATTCATAAATTCAGCTTAAAATATCTTTGTCATGCATAAGTGACAAATCATAAATATGACTTTGTAGTGTTTCTCTCATTTGTTTAACTTCCCCTCCAACCACGTGTAATATAGTACTTACCTCCGCCATACATTCCGCCATGGAGATTTTACTTCCGTTGACTGAAGCCATTATGTCCTTGTCTACGTCGGCCGTATTATGTCATGGCGTTATCCTCCAGTAAAAGGGATGTAGATAGTGCTAATAGCACACTACGTCAACTGTTCCTGGTCCAAGATGACATTCTTCACTCACTAGGATTGATACAATAAATCTATGTAAACgtattgtaaataaatcaataacttaAGTTAATTCGTCATAGCCGGCCAGGCCAGTGTCAAGGAAGGAGGAGGACATCACCTTGTGACACCAGGAACAGTCACCCCGGACAAATGCTCCAATATGAGTCGCGAGTAGGGGTTATAACCTAAATAAAGACTTTAACAATTGTATGTAGCaccaacatcatcatcatcatcatcaataacaATAGTTCAATTAAACTTCACCGACATCACCAATACAGGTGTACGGTCATTAGTGAACATAAGTAATCAATGTTTAAAGTAAATACTTATACTGATTGTTGACATAGTAACCCgcgtatagtacatgtatacattgtagtaagATATTAATATGGAAATTCGAATTATGTTTGTTGAGGGGAGGCGACTCTTATAGAACACCATAACATTCCTTTACCATGGCCTCATGTAAATATATCCTAGGCAGGTACATAGAATAATATGTAGCACAAATGTACGGAAGCGAGATAAAAAGCAATTAATTGCAATATGGTAGTAACGATAGCGTAATCAGAACCCCTTGGTGTACGCATATCATAACAAGTAAATCACTACTGATCGAACGAGGAAGtataattttatgtaaatctaCTTGATACAGTTATAATTCGCCGACTTTCCTCGTTCACGGAAAGTCAAGTGTGAGGggaattttaaagtaaaattgattaaaaaacaCATACAAACCTTACACGGCATAGGGCCACATCTTATCCCATATACCATAAACCGTGTTACGGGTAGGTTGGTATTTGGGAATTTCCACCCGAAGGGAATCCCCAACTACGTCaacaaatctatttttagaaagcACATATTGTATTTGGTATACCTATTATCGATCTACTTTCAGTTTCGTTCGTTCCTGTTACCAGGACAAGATATTATGTAAATTTTGAACGATAGCCAAATTTACCTATTCTACGTTATTTTTCTTTCGTTAACCGGCCGTACCACTGACAAATATTACAGTGACTCAATGAacttacatatgtaatacaatgtagtcGCGGAGTCATGgatgtataattgtatagtttataaaatatactgTACTTATTCCCATAACCCAGAAAAAAAACACGTGTGGGTTCATAATTCCATTCAATTGAAATAACTCGAACATTTTCATGGTACTAACGTTAACTTTAAAGTTTACTAAAGTGAATGGATCAGACAAGTCACTTGATGATCAGTAATACTATACAAATGATTGTTATTATCTTCATACTTTGTTTGTTGGCTGGTTTTATCGctccgtgaacagccagggtaattttgaGGCGTGGTATCCGTGTAGTAGTTgttgactacctcactgaacaacatacaggaggctcGTCGCATGGCATCCATAGCAGTTACGTTAAAGTGTCTTTCCCAAGTATACAATCAAGACAGCATACAGCCCATTTCTCATCTTCCTTAAAAATACTAACCTACAATGGCCACACTATACCGTAAACTGTACCATGAATACAATTCTACGGTGCGTCGCAGTTATGTGCGGACTTCGGGATGCATATTATCTGGGACATTTTTTGGTACACTCATAACTTCATCATCGGCATAAGACGGATGGATGCAGATTTGACCCAGTTTTTGTATAGTTTTATATTATTCGTGGTATACATGATATGTGTCATTGATG
The sequence above is drawn from the Pecten maximus chromosome 9, xPecMax1.1, whole genome shotgun sequence genome and encodes:
- the LOC117334642 gene encoding uncharacterized protein LOC117334642 isoform X2 translates to MASVNGSKISMAECMAELKAFRQVLENVQVNNREVLNKFDTRQRHQMACEENKNEIAEMKARGERLVQNLEDRDRNLENITETVRNLCGKVDGLLSDFSAIKDASRQEKRQLNTTDHASFVECVDRRVSSGRVSSDTGQKTRRNKHTSTRTLASDTGQTTRREDNRKEQTETKKNECSDEALTFPPVTVNSRGYKRRLTDDRTDNRLKSKHQPRVRTLPQSGSQSNPETVNIELGQPDPVHNLEASLALARKRAGKSKSGLPNFASKETSTMPGLDENDLKKMSGIGSSRFIGNLIFQKWYTYAETEKDIGSVSGLVRGKGPDTVLCLDTSASMEGEPFKNMMRFAMDIVTGIEALKVITEIEENVSVATIGAETKVQIHMTCDFDAVKTTLRQIHDAGPRGRSPIAGGLLVALAGCLGNGENATIGDVILTPRIVLLSDGRGTPDHLKAGPDEARDSNTDILTKTIVDSNLTDVCQNLKRRHNRVYCMPFGDADQSVLEKVSKITSGKVFLPSQLDRFLRFTDKNVAAAQLLARVVATLGYIPPGDGMRLLFERHHANVSLEDKADVLELVQLLVTELPDQLITSEHDEELPALGTRVRRGPGWKCQDQDSNGVGTVCSHGKDGRVVIEWDNGRRFFYEYKKEPKEVIPTNEHRVLKYDELIATGCRVTRGDGWSYANEDGGPGSVGVVVRVYLDGCVIIRWQNKAMSNLKYGSEGQFEVKIWTADRSTLPVRQENRSAPPGGSPYIESALPHIGEMNRRNMANQN
- the LOC117334642 gene encoding uncharacterized protein LOC117334642 isoform X1, with the protein product MASVNGSKISMAECMAELKAFRQVLENVQVNNREVLNKFDTRQRHQMACEENKNEIAEMKARGERLVQNLEDRDRNLENITETVRNLCGKVDGLLSDFSAIKDASRQEKRQLNTTDHASFVECVDRRVSSGRVSSDTGQKTRRNKHTSTRTLASDTGQTTRREDNRKEQTETKKNECSDEALTFPPVTVNSRGYKRRLTDDRTDNRLKSKHQPRVRTLPQSGSQSNPETVNIELGQPDPVHNLEASLALARKRAGKSKSGLPNFASKETSTMPGLDENDLKKMSGIGSSRFIGNLIFQKWYTYAETEKDIGSVSGLVRGKGPDTVLCLDTSASMEGEPFKNMMRFAMDIVTGIEALKVITEIEENVSVATIGAETKVQIHMTCDFDAVKTTLRQIHDAGPRGRSPIAGGLLVALAGCLGNGENATIGDVILTPRIVLLSDGRGTPDHLKAGPDEARDSNTDILTKTIVDSNLTDVCQNLKRRHNRVYCMPFGDADQDYFQSVLEKVSKITSGKVFLPSQLDRFLRFTDKNVAAAQLLARVVATLGYIPPGDGMRLLFERHHANVSLEDKADVLELVQLLVTELPDQLITSEHDEELPALGTRVRRGPGWKCQDQDSNGVGTVCSHGKDGRVVIEWDNGRRFFYEYKKEPKEVIPTNEHRVLKYDELIATGCRVTRGDGWSYANEDGGPGSVGVVVRVYLDGCVIIRWQNKAMSNLKYGSEGQFEVKIWTADRSTLPVRQENRSAPPGGSPYIESALPHIGEMNRRNMANQN